The DNA sequence TTTTTCCGTTGGATGCGATCCGAAACTGGAACAAACTTTACGGGCCCAAAGGATTTCTCCAATACCAATTTGTCCTTCCTCGCAATCGCGCTAAAGAAGGGATGAATGAGATATTGGCCCGAATGAGCCATGCGAAGATTCCGACTTTTTTGGGGGTGTTGAAGGCGATGGGGCAGGGGAGAGGATATCTTTCGTTTCCGATGGAAGGCCTTACTTTGAGTGTGGATATTCCCTTTTCTGAAAAACGCCTCAAAATCTTGGAGGAGTGGGACGAATGCGTGATTCGATATGGAGGAAGGGTGTATTTAGCCAAAGACGCCAGAATGAAGCCAGAAGCTTTCGAAGCGATGTATCCGGAATTGGATGCCTTCAAAAAAATACTTCGAACGGTCAATCCACAAGGGAAGATCCGTTCGAAGTTATCAGAACGCCTGAATCTACATTCGTGAGATTAGGCGAAAGAAATCAATAGCTCGTTTTTCTCCACGGAATCCTTCTCTACCACATGGATTTTAGAGACGGTTCCAGCTCCGGGAGATTTGATCACGTTCTCCATTTTCATGGCTTCCAGAATCAAAAGTGGATCTCCTTTTTCCACTTCCGTTCCTTCAGCGACTTCGATGCTGTGGATCAAGCCGGGCATTGGAGCCTTGAGCTTGTCGAGTTTCCGGACCAATGCGCTGTCCATGCCCAAATCCTTGAGCAATTTTTCCATTCTGGATTGGATACGTACAGTCGTCTTTTTCCCATTGATGGAAAGGGTAACTGTACGCGCTTCTCGGTCGATCTTCTGCACGAAGACATTGTAGGAGTGATGATCCTTGAGGATGTGCCAAAGGCGGTCATCCATCCGGTTGATATCGGCTTCCAGCGGGGTACCGTCAATCAAGACGTGACCATTTTGCTTGTCGATCTGGAGCCGGGTTTGGTCGATAAAAGCTTCAGTCATAGGGGGGCGGTTATGAATCAGGAATCTGAAGGAATTTCCTCTTCCTGACTAATTTCTTCATGGCCGTTGGAGGAAATATTTTCGCTATCGGAAATCCCTCCAGTTGCTTCAGAGAAAAGCTGTTCCTCAACTTTTGGCTCTTCCTTATCGAAAGTCAGCAACAATGCTGGCAGGAACAACAAGTTGGAGAACATGGCAATACCCAAGGTCAAGGAGGTCAACAATCCCAAGGCTTTGATGCCTCCAAAATCAGAAGCTGTAAAGCATACGAATCCAAAGAAGAGGATGATGGAAGTGTACATCATACTCACACCCGTGTCTTGGAAGGAGTTGAATACTGCTCCTTTGATAGAATCACCCAATTTCCGCGCCAATCGGTATCTCGCGAGATAGTGAATCGAGTCATCTACCGCAATACCAAACGCGACCCCAAATACCAAGGCGGTAGAGGGCTTGAGTGCGATGCCGAAGAATCCCATGATGCCTGCCACCATCAGCAACGGAAGGACATTCGGGATAAGGGAAATCAGCACCATCCGGATGGATTGGAACAACAATCCCATGATGACGGCGATCACGCAGAAGGCGATCAGAAGGCTCTTGAGCAGGTTCTCGATGAGCGCATCATTGGATTTGATGAAGACCTGAGTAGTGCCGGTAACGGCTGTATCGTATTTTTCGGGATCAAAGACCGCGTCCACATCTTTCTGGATCGAATCGATGAGTGCTTCCATTTCCAGCGAGCCAATGTCACGTACAGATGCTGAGATCCGCGTAATCTGGCGGGTGGAGTCCCACAAGGTTTTGGTGGAGGAAAGGCTTCCTAGAACTGAGGAGTTCTGGACATATTGGGAAATGAAGTTGAATTCGTTGCGGGTAGGCAGGAGGTATTGATCTTTGCCGCCTCCGAAGTATGCCTGACGGGAGAATTTGGCGAAATCTGCGACACTCATGGAGCGAGACAGATCTTCATATTTGGCCAAGCTGTCCTGCATTTCTTCGATTCGTTGCAGGGTCTTCCTTCTCAGGATGCCATTTTTGCGACGGGTATCGATCATGATTTCAAATGGAAGAGCTCCATTGAACTTGTTCTCGATATACTTGAGATCCTGCAATTCGCGAGAATCTTGTGGCACATCATCCATCACAAATGCCACGGGTTTGATCAATGTCAGCCCATAAAGCGAAACTGCGGCAATGAGCCCAGTAGCCGTGAATACCATCCATCTCCGGTGTTGTACCGTGTTGTCAAGCATTCGGATTACAAAGTTCAAACCTTTGCGGTCCAAGTGTTTGGTTTGGGTTTCGGAAGGTGGAGGCAGAAAGCTGAATACAATTGGAATCAGCAGGAGGGAAATGAAGAAGGAAGCGACCACGCTCATGCCCGCCACAATCCCAAATTCACGGAGTGGAATGATGTCGGTGAATGCCATGACGCCCAATCCAATCGCTGTGGTGGCATTGGTCATGACTGTCACGATCCCGATTTTCTCAATCACCAGAATCAGTGATTTGAGCATATTATTGGTGCGACGATACTCAATGTGGTATTTCGTGATGAGATAGACACAGTTGGGAATCGAAATGACCGCGATCAGTGCTGGAATAATTCCTGTGATCAGGGTCATTTTGTATCCCATGAGTCCAATCAATCCCATGGAGAAGATGATGGCGATCCCCACCACCAAAATGGGAAAGACGACATTGTACAGGGAGCGGAAGAATGCCAAAAGGGTGATGGCCATGACAATCAAGGCAAGTGCCAAGAATACGTAAAGCTCCTTTTTGACTGTGCTATGGTTATTGACTCGAATGACAGGCAATCCTGCGAAACGAACCGTGATATCGTGATCATCGGCAAACTTTTGGACGGGCTCTTTGGCGGTCTGGACGAGCCACACTTTGCGGTCTGTATCGAGAATCGCAGGATCAAGGGAAATGGCCATTAGGACCGTTTCACCTGACTCATCGACGAGCAGGTCGCGGTAGAAGGGCATGGATTCAACCCGATCTAGGAGGCTGTCGAGTTCTGTCTGCGTGGAGGGACGGAAGGAAACCGCTTTGGTGAGTTCGAAAGCTGCTAGGCTGTCATTTCGGCGGAGGTCGTAGGCTTTGGTGACATCGAAAACGCTCAGAACGCCTTCTTGCTCTGCAAGGGATCGACTGAGATCGTACATCCCTTGAAAGTCCTTGAGATTCCTTAAATCCATGTTGAGGGCGGCGACCATGACATTGCCGTCGTCTCCAAAGATTTCTCGGAACTGGTGGTAGCTATTTAGGGAAGGATCGTCCGTCAGGATAGCCCCATCCATGGTCTGGACAAGTTCGGTCCCTCGTTCGGTCCACATAAATGCCGTCAACATCCCCAGTACCGCCAGGATGGGAAGTCTCTTTCTGATAATGAAGGTCGCAATAGCTTGCCACACGGGGTTCATAAAGCGCTAATGTAGTAATTTCTCATCACCGACTGAAACGTTACGCTACCAGTCACTGGAGGGGGTTCGACGCCCTCACACGAATTTCGATGCGGCGATTTCTGCGACGGTTGGATTGGGAGCTGAAGGAAGTCTTCGGATGGAAATAGCTGTATCCTGATATGCTGAGATTGCCGGGAGGGATTCCCTGAGCCATCATCATATCTAGTACAAATTGTGCTCTTGCGGTACTGAGCTTCCAGCCTGCGAGACGGTCCTGGGGATCGGTCTCATCTGGATCGCAGTGTCCTTCGATGGAGATTTCAACATGCTCCATTCCTTTGAGCAATTCAACTATCTGGGTTACATAGGCCCTCCCTTGCTCATCAAGGGTGGTGCTGCCATGATCAAACAATAGCGCCCTGTCCAGAGAATATTGATACAGCGTACCCGATGGATACAACTTTATGCTTGCATCTGTCGGCTGAGTCCTTGCCTGTGGCGAACTCACCGGTTGGGGAAGCTTCATCACAATGGCCCTGCCTTGATCGTCTTTCAGGTGATCAATCCCATACGCATACTTCCGCTGCTCCTTCTGACCGTAGAAATCGCGCTCAATGTACGTTTGGAGCTGATGATTGAGGCGTTGCTCTGCCTGTAACATCATTCTCAACGAATCGAGTTCTGTAACTCGTCCTCCGCCTCCATTCGCATTAGAGCAACCTGAAACCATACCCGCCAACACAACTGAAGCCCAGCATGCGGATCTTCCAATCCCATAGCTTTTGTACAGTACATTCCGAATATGGCCTAGAGGTCTGAACATCGCCGCCAAATTAATCAAAATTATTCCCGAAAACTATGACACGGCCGAAGGGATGTTTTTCTTTTCAGTGTATTTGTTATTATTTCGTTGAATTGATCATTTGTTCCCCCAAAACGCAAAGATCAACTTCAGTTTACCCCCCTTACCGTATGAGCCAGATACCCGATTTGGACATCGACTTGCTCCGCTCCCTCTGTCTGACCCCTGGAGCACCTGGTAGCGAAACCCTCGTTCGAGAATTGGTGCTCGACCAGATCAAAGATTACGTGGATCATGTTGAAACTGATCCGCTTGGCAACTTGGTCGCCATCAAAAAAGGACGCAATCCGGGCAAAGTGCTCGTGGCTGCCCACATGGATGAGATTTCATTCATCATCACCCACATCGATCCGGATGGATTTGCCAAATTTCACACACTGGGTGGTTTTGATCCCAAAACGCTGACTTCCCAACGTGTCATCGTGCACGGTAAGGAAGATGTCTTAGGTGTCATTGGATCCAAACCGATTCACCTGATGTCCCCTGAAGAGCGGCAAAAAGCGCCCAAGCTGAAAGATTATTTCATCGATTTCGGCATGTCGGCTGATCGGGTCAAAGCACTGGTGCAAATAGGAGATAAGGTCACGCGGGAAAGAGACCTTGTCGAATTGGGCGATTGTGTCTCTACAAAGTCCTTGGACAACCGAATCTCCGTATTCATCCTCATCGAAACGCTTAAGCGAATGGCCACCCCAGCAGTGGACTTCTATGCAGTGTTTACCGTGCAGGAAGAGGTGGGACTTCGGGGCGCCACGACCGTTACACGAAAGATCAATCCAGACTTTGGATTTGGGCTCGATACCACCATCGCCAATGATCTTCCTGGAAGCTCGGAGGCAGA is a window from the Pontibacter sp. G13 genome containing:
- a CDS encoding OmpA family protein; amino-acid sequence: MFRPLGHIRNVLYKSYGIGRSACWASVVLAGMVSGCSNANGGGGRVTELDSLRMMLQAEQRLNHQLQTYIERDFYGQKEQRKYAYGIDHLKDDQGRAIVMKLPQPVSSPQARTQPTDASIKLYPSGTLYQYSLDRALLFDHGSTTLDEQGRAYVTQIVELLKGMEHVEISIEGHCDPDETDPQDRLAGWKLSTARAQFVLDMMMAQGIPPGNLSISGYSYFHPKTSFSSQSNRRRNRRIEIRVRASNPLQ
- a CDS encoding M42 family metallopeptidase, whose product is MSQIPDLDIDLLRSLCLTPGAPGSETLVRELVLDQIKDYVDHVETDPLGNLVAIKKGRNPGKVLVAAHMDEISFIITHIDPDGFAKFHTLGGFDPKTLTSQRVIVHGKEDVLGVIGSKPIHLMSPEERQKAPKLKDYFIDFGMSADRVKALVQIGDKVTRERDLVELGDCVSTKSLDNRISVFILIETLKRMATPAVDFYAVFTVQEEVGLRGATTVTRKINPDFGFGLDTTIANDLPGSSEAEYITKLGGGAAVKIMDSSVITDSRMVRFMEDVAKRNKIPTQREILTGGGTDTAAIQRSGDGAIVGCVSIPTRHIHSVVEMCHKGDIDHAISLLQHCLEELDQFSHDWA
- a CDS encoding MMPL family transporter, whose product is MNPVWQAIATFIIRKRLPILAVLGMLTAFMWTERGTELVQTMDGAILTDDPSLNSYHQFREIFGDDGNVMVAALNMDLRNLKDFQGMYDLSRSLAEQEGVLSVFDVTKAYDLRRNDSLAAFELTKAVSFRPSTQTELDSLLDRVESMPFYRDLLVDESGETVLMAISLDPAILDTDRKVWLVQTAKEPVQKFADDHDITVRFAGLPVIRVNNHSTVKKELYVFLALALIVMAITLLAFFRSLYNVVFPILVVGIAIIFSMGLIGLMGYKMTLITGIIPALIAVISIPNCVYLITKYHIEYRRTNNMLKSLILVIEKIGIVTVMTNATTAIGLGVMAFTDIIPLREFGIVAGMSVVASFFISLLLIPIVFSFLPPPSETQTKHLDRKGLNFVIRMLDNTVQHRRWMVFTATGLIAAVSLYGLTLIKPVAFVMDDVPQDSRELQDLKYIENKFNGALPFEIMIDTRRKNGILRRKTLQRIEEMQDSLAKYEDLSRSMSVADFAKFSRQAYFGGGKDQYLLPTRNEFNFISQYVQNSSVLGSLSSTKTLWDSTRQITRISASVRDIGSLEMEALIDSIQKDVDAVFDPEKYDTAVTGTTQVFIKSNDALIENLLKSLLIAFCVIAVIMGLLFQSIRMVLISLIPNVLPLLMVAGIMGFFGIALKPSTALVFGVAFGIAVDDSIHYLARYRLARKLGDSIKGAVFNSFQDTGVSMMYTSIILFFGFVCFTASDFGGIKALGLLTSLTLGIAMFSNLLFLPALLLTFDKEEPKVEEQLFSEATGGISDSENISSNGHEEISQEEEIPSDS
- a CDS encoding acetyl-CoA carboxylase biotin carboxyl carrier protein subunit, with protein sequence MTEAFIDQTRLQIDKQNGHVLIDGTPLEADINRMDDRLWHILKDHHSYNVFVQKIDREARTVTLSINGKKTTVRIQSRMEKLLKDLGMDSALVRKLDKLKAPMPGLIHSIEVAEGTEVEKGDPLLILEAMKMENVIKSPGAGTVSKIHVVEKDSVEKNELLISFA